The following proteins come from a genomic window of Brachyhypopomus gauderio isolate BG-103 unplaced genomic scaffold, BGAUD_0.2 sc44, whole genome shotgun sequence:
- the LOC143486134 gene encoding G2/M phase-specific E3 ubiquitin-protein ligase-like has translation MYIAPLQEEIDSTALPPEAKEFEQMPKAQCTSCRKMFPLQALPIHIQECQKEQVDLCISSDNENCTEEDSVSNDLDIQREMTAECPMCKKVFNVDVIEVHASDCGLRTAEHGVSMSDHPIDCFQSSDDILNWISGQVEETNTFSICVSRTDLFTRGMQQWQRQKKTSPKCRLRVTFFGEAGIDTGALSKEFLTEMLAEIERKLFVCSADKKGKNPLYCLNSLDQNYFRSAGEIMAASLAQGGPPPAFMREWCFRYLCSGDSDSIQVSATDVTDRELSLLIETISSATDDELGEHTDEILNCGYTGRVSVEKKDHIIRAVILHSTMRVVPVLDQLRKGLLLYDLLKIMNLYPELCLPLFVPGDDDKVDAAFILEKCHPDFSEKGSLKYSKEINIMNLFQDFLQEIEDQEQGEHGEMSVGKIMQWMTGQGHKPLLPSEKQDFSITVKFYHDCDGSHTVCFPTVSACSRTITFPSAHLKTSDDFKNIMYLAISCGESFDRM, from the exons atgtacattgcTCCTTTACAAGAAGAAATTGACAGTACTGCATTGCCACCAGAAGCAAAGGAATTTGAACAAATGCCCAAAGCCCAGTGTACATCATGTAGAAAAATGTTTCCTCTTCAGGCTCTTCCAATCCATATCCAGGAATGCCAGAAGGAGCAGGTTGATTTGTGTATTTCATCTGACAAT GAAAACTGTACAGAAGAAGATTCAGTCTCAAATGACCTGGACATCCAGAGGGAGATG ACTGCTGAGTGTCCGATGTGCAAAAAAGTATTTAATGTTGATGTCATTGAAGTACATGCATCTGACTGTGGATTACG AACTGCAGAACATGGGGTTAGCATGTCAGATCACCCTATAGATTGCTTCCAGAG TTCTGACGACATACTTAATTGGATTAGTGGCCAGGTGGAGGAAACCAACACATTTTCCATCTGTGTATCTCGAACTGACCTCTTCACCCGCGGCATGCAGCAGTGGCAACGTCAGAAGAAAACATCTCCTAAATGTAGACTAAGGGTTACCTTCTTTGGGGAAGCAGGCATTGACACTGGTGCCTTAAGCAAAGAGTTCCTAACAG AAATGCTTGCAGAGATTGAGAGAAAGCTCTTTGTCTGTAGTGCagacaaaaaaggaaaaaatcctCTTTACTGTCTGAACAGTTTGGATCAAAACTACTTCAG GAGTGCTGGAGAAATCATGGCAGCTAGCTTGGCGCAAGGGGGACCTCCACCAGCCTTTATGCGTGAATGGTGCTTCAGATATCTCTGTTCTGGTGATTCTGACAGCATTCAGGTGTCAGCTACTGATGTCACTGATCGGGAACTGTCGCTTCTTATTGAGACG ATTAGCAGTGCAACTGATGATGAGCTCGGTGAACATACTGATGAAATTCTAAACTGTGGATACACTGGAAGGGTGTCTGTAGAAAAGAAAGATCACATAATCAG GGCCGTTATACTCCACTCAACCATGAGAGTCGTTCCGGTGCTTGATCAGCTTAGGAAAGGACTGCTGCTTTATGATCTTCTTAAGATAATGAACTTGTACCCAGAACTTTGTCTACCACTGTTTGTACCAGGAGATGATGACAAG GTAGATGCAGCTTTTATTCTGGAGAAGTGCCACCCTGACTTCAGCGAGAAGGGATCCCTGAAATACAGCAAGGAAATTAACATTATGAACTTGTTCCAGGATTTCTTACAAGAAATTGAGGATCAAG AACAAGGTGAACATGGAGAAATGTCCGTTGGCAAAATCATGCAGTGGATGACGGGCCAGGGACACAAACCTCTTTTGCCAAGTGAAAAGCAGGACTTCAGCATAACTGTAAAGTTCTATCATGACTGTGACGGCAGTCATACTGTTTGTTTTCCAACAGTAAGCGCATGCAGTCGCACAATCACTTTTCCCTCTGCTCACTTGAAAACATCTGATGACTTCAAAAACATTATGTACTTGGCCATATCTTGTGGGGAGTCTTTTGATAGGATGTAA
- the LOC143486101 gene encoding uncharacterized protein LOC143486101, with protein sequence MITNPKVRNDCQKYVIWGTAEMHRVQEQSIRHNAHASSAASSFQLLAGRKMADASSGSSNQESMVTHLLERLQSRISGILDRPNLDLDYFLKINGALSQEAPQLFIKDASNGRGRPKLIFSEELLTRLIDMPLPVSCIANLLGVSQSTIFRRMREHGLSTKSTYSSLSDHDLDNAVMSIKRQLPTAGYRMVKGSLQAEGHRVQWDRIKESMHRVDAAGVLERMTKLGCIVRRTYFVQHPLSLVHVDTNHKLIRYNIVIFGGIDGYSRKIMYLEPADNNCSSTALSFFLKAVQNYGWPSRVRGDEGVENVGIAETMFTVKGTGRGSFIAGKSVHNQRIERLWRDVWLSVTQLYYEVLHGLEEDGLLDLSDSLHMFCVHYVFLARLEHDLHIFTEGWDNHPLQSEGGLSPNQLWVLGHMQNSSGDSEENLQFQNLELFGTDWESFDSANEEPFGVQVPRIESPLPPAVMETIKSIINPLATSESYGRDIYISMVQYAEHLWRTGSNN encoded by the exons ATGATTACGAATCCAAAGGTGAGAAACGACTGTCAAAAATACGTCATTTGGGGCACAGCCGAAATGCATCGAGTACAAGAGCAATCGATTCGTCACAATGCGCATGCGTCCTCAGCCGCGTCCAGCTTTCAACTGTTGGCGGGTAGAAAGATGGCTGATGCAAGCAGCGGGAGCTCAAATCAG GAGTCTATGGTTACACACTTACTGGAACGTCTTCAATCTAGAATAAGTGGGATCCTGGATCGACCAAATTTGGATTTGGACTATTTCCT GAAGATAAACGGAGCTCTTTCACAAGAAGCACCCCAACTTTTCATTAAGGATGCAAGTAATGGACGAGGCAGACCAAAACTGATCTTTTCTGAAGAACTGTTAACCAGACTCATTGACATGCCTTTACCTGTGTCTTGTATTGCAAACCTGCTAGGAGTTAGTCAGTCAACCATCTTTCGTCGAATGCGTGAACATGGACTGTCTACAAAGTCCACGTATAGCAGTCTCTCTGACCATGACTTGGATAATGCTGTGATGTCTATCAAGAGACAATTACCAACTGCAGGATACAGGATGGTAAAGGGTTCCTTGCAAGCAGAAGGGCACAGAGTTCAGTGGGATCGCATCAAGGAGTCCATGCACAGAGTAGATGCTGCTGGAGTTTTGGAGAGGATGACAAAGCTAGGGTGCATTGTCAGGAGAACGTATTTTGTACAGCATCCGCTATCCTTAGTCCACGTGGACACAAACCATAAACTTATACG GTACAACATTGTCATATTTGGAGGGATCGATGGATACTCTAGAAAG ATCATGTACCTGGAACCAGCAGATAATAACTGCTCAAGCACTGCACTTTCTTTTTTTCTAAAAGCAGTTCAAAACTATGGCTGGCCATCAAG AGTGAGAGGTGATGAAGGTGTGGAAAATGTTGGAATTGCAGAAACCATGTTCACTGTAAAAGGCACAGGAAGAGGAAGCTTCATTGCAGGGAAGAGTGTGCATAATCAAAG AATCGAGCGCCTTTGGCGAGATGTTTGGCTCAGTGTAACTCAGCTGTACTACGAAGTTCTTCATGGGCTTGAAGAAGATGGCTTGCTGGACTTGTCAGATTCTCTCCATATGTTCTGTGTGCATTATGTGTTTCTTGCACGCCTAGAACATGATCTCCACATTTTTACTGAAGGCTGGGATAATCATCCCTTACAATCTGAAGGTGGACTTAGCCCAAACCAGCTGTGGGTTCTGGGACACATGCAGAATTCTTCTGGTGACTCTGAAGAGAATTTGCAG tttCAGAATCTGGAGCTGTTTGGAACAGACTGGGAGTCCTTCGATTCTGCAAATGAAGAACCTTTTGGCGTTCAGGTGCCACGAATTGAGAGCCCACTGCCTCCAGCTGTGATGGAAACAATTAAATCTATCATCAATCCTCTTGCAACATCAGAATCCTATGGTAGAGACATTTACATATCAATGGTTCAATATGCTGAACACCTTTGGAGAACAGGAAGCAATAACTGA